In Citrobacter sp. RHB25-C09, the following proteins share a genomic window:
- the dapF gene encoding diaminopimelate epimerase, whose translation MQFSKMHGLGNDFMVVDAVTQNVFFSPEQIRRLADRHLGVGFDQLLVVEPPYDPDLDFHYRIFNADGSEVSQCGNGARCFARFVRLKGLTNKREIRVSTANGRMILSVTDDELVRVNMGEPNFEPSQVPFRANKAEKTYIMRAAEQTILCGVVSMGNPHCVIQVDDIDTAAVETLGPVLESHERFPERANIGFMQIVKREHIRLRVYERGAGETQACGSGACAAVAVGIQQGLLAEEVRVELPGGRLDIAWKGPGHPLYMTGPATHVYDGFIHL comes from the coding sequence ATGCAATTTTCTAAAATGCATGGCCTTGGCAACGATTTTATGGTCGTCGACGCGGTAACGCAGAATGTCTTTTTTTCCCCTGAGCAGATCCGTCGTTTAGCGGACCGGCATCTCGGGGTGGGGTTTGATCAACTGCTGGTGGTTGAACCGCCTTATGATCCCGACCTGGATTTTCATTACCGCATTTTTAATGCCGATGGCAGTGAAGTTTCGCAGTGCGGTAACGGTGCACGCTGCTTTGCCCGTTTTGTCCGCCTGAAAGGGCTGACCAATAAACGAGAAATTCGCGTCAGTACAGCGAATGGTCGCATGATACTGAGCGTTACGGACGACGAGCTGGTCCGGGTGAACATGGGTGAACCCAATTTTGAGCCATCGCAGGTGCCGTTTCGCGCTAACAAAGCGGAAAAGACCTATATTATGCGCGCCGCTGAGCAGACTATATTGTGCGGCGTGGTTTCAATGGGGAACCCGCATTGCGTGATTCAGGTCGATGATATCGATACGGCGGCGGTGGAAACGCTGGGGCCAGTTCTGGAAAGCCATGAGCGTTTCCCGGAACGTGCGAATATCGGTTTTATGCAGATTGTTAAACGCGAGCATATTCGTTTGCGCGTGTATGAGCGTGGCGCAGGGGAAACGCAGGCCTGCGGCAGCGGGGCGTGCGCGGCTGTCGCCGTGGGTATTCAGCAGGGTTTACTGGCTGAAGAAGTGCGCGTGGAATTACCGGGCGGTCGCCTTGATATCGCCTGGAAAGGTCCGGGTCATCCGTTATACATGACTGGCCCGGCGACACATGTCTACGACGGGTTTATCCATCTATGA
- a CDS encoding lipoprotein, with product MKNVFQALAVLLTLFSLTGCGLKGPLYFPPADKNAPPPTKPVDSQTQSSEPDQNDRATGDGPTQVNY from the coding sequence ATGAAAAATGTGTTTCAGGCACTCGCCGTACTTCTCACTCTGTTCAGCCTGACGGGCTGTGGCCTCAAAGGTCCGCTCTATTTTCCGCCAGCTGATAAAAACGCGCCGCCTCCGACCAAACCGGTTGATTCGCAAACGCAATCCTCGGAGCCCGATCAAAACGATCGCGCAACGGGTGATGGGCCAACTCAGGTGAACTATTAA
- the cyaY gene encoding iron donor protein CyaY, which yields MNDSEFHRLADTLWMTIEEHLDDWDGDNDIDCEINGGVLTISFENGSKIIINRQEPLHQVWLATKQGGYHFDLKGDEWVCDRSGETFWDLLEQAATQQAGEEVTFR from the coding sequence ATGAACGACAGTGAATTTCATCGCCTTGCAGATACCCTGTGGATGACCATTGAAGAGCATCTGGATGACTGGGACGGTGACAACGACATCGACTGTGAAATCAACGGTGGCGTGCTGACCATTAGCTTCGAAAATGGCAGCAAAATCATTATCAACCGTCAGGAGCCGCTGCATCAGGTGTGGCTGGCCACCAAACAGGGCGGCTACCATTTTGACCTGAAAGGCGACGAATGGGTGTGTGACCGCAGCGGCGAAACCTTCTGGGATCTGCTGGAACAAGCGGCAACACAGCAGGCGGGCGAGGAAGTGACTTTTCGTTAG
- the cyaA gene encoding class I adenylate cyclase, whose product MYLYIETLKQRLDAINQLRVDRALAAMGPAFQQVYSLLPTLLHYHHPLMPGYLDGNVPKGICLYTPDETQRHYLNELELYRGLAPQDPPVGELPITGVYSMGSTSSVGQSCSSDLDIWVCHQSWLDSEERQLLQRKCSLLESWAASLGVEVSFFLIDENRFRHNESGSLGGEDCGSTQHILLLDEFYRTAVRLAGKRILWNMVPGDEEEHYDDYVMTLYAQGVLTPNEWLDLGGLSSLSAEEYFGASLWQLYKSIDSPYKAVLKTLLLEAYSWEYPNPRLLAKDIKQRLHDGEIVSFGLDPYCMMLERVTEYLTAIEDPTRLDLVRRCFYLKVCEKLSRERACVGWRREVLSQLVSEWGWDEERLAMLDNRANWKIDQVREAHNELLDAMMQSYRNLIRFARRNNLSVSASPQDIGVLTRKLYAAFEALPGKVTLVNPQISPDLSEPNLTFIHVPPGRANRSGWYLYNRAPNMDSIISHQPLEYNRYLNKLVAWAWFNGLLTSRTHLFIKGNGIVDLPKLQEMVADVSHHFPLRLPAPTPKALYSPCEIRHLAIIVNLEYDPTAAFRNQVVHFDFRKLDVFSFGEEQNCLVGSVDLLYRNSWNEVRTLHFNGEQAMIEALKTILGKMHQDAAPPDSVEVFCYSQHLRGLIRTRVQQLVSECIELRLSSTRQETGRFKALRVSGQTWGLFFERLNVSVQKLENAIEFYGAISHNKLHGLSVQVETNQVRLPSVVDGFASEGIIQFFFEETGDEKGFNIYILDESNRAEVYHHCEGSKEELVRDVSRFYSSSHDRFTYGSSFINFNLPQFYQIVNSEGRAQVIPFRAQAIGDVPPANQDNDAPLLQQYFS is encoded by the coding sequence TTGTACCTCTATATTGAGACTCTGAAACAGAGACTGGATGCCATAAATCAACTGCGTGTGGATCGCGCGCTTGCTGCCATGGGTCCTGCTTTCCAGCAGGTATACAGTCTTCTGCCGACATTATTGCACTATCATCATCCGCTGATGCCGGGTTACCTCGATGGTAACGTTCCCAAGGGCATTTGCCTTTACACGCCTGATGAAACTCAACGTCACTATCTTAACGAGCTGGAATTGTACCGTGGACTGGCTCCGCAGGATCCGCCGGTCGGTGAACTGCCGATTACCGGCGTGTACTCCATGGGAAGCACCTCATCGGTAGGGCAAAGCTGCTCGTCTGATCTTGATATTTGGGTGTGCCACCAGTCCTGGCTCGACAGCGAAGAACGTCAACTTCTGCAACGTAAATGTAGCCTGCTGGAAAGCTGGGCCGCCTCGCTGGGCGTTGAAGTCAGCTTCTTCCTGATTGATGAAAACCGTTTCCGCCACAACGAAAGCGGCAGTCTGGGGGGTGAAGACTGCGGCTCTACGCAGCACATCCTGCTGCTGGACGAATTCTATCGCACCGCTGTGCGTCTCGCCGGTAAACGTATTTTGTGGAATATGGTCCCGGGCGATGAAGAAGAGCATTACGACGACTACGTCATGACGCTTTATGCACAAGGGGTGCTCACGCCGAACGAATGGTTGGATCTGGGCGGCCTAAGCTCGCTCTCCGCTGAAGAGTACTTCGGTGCCAGCCTCTGGCAGCTCTATAAAAGTATCGATTCCCCGTACAAAGCGGTGCTCAAAACGCTGCTGCTCGAAGCCTACTCCTGGGAATACCCGAATCCGCGCCTGTTGGCGAAAGACATTAAACAGCGCCTGCACGACGGCGAGATCGTCTCGTTCGGTCTTGACCCGTACTGCATGATGCTGGAGCGCGTCACTGAATACCTCACGGCGATTGAAGACCCGACACGTCTGGATTTAGTGCGTCGATGTTTCTACCTGAAAGTGTGTGAGAAACTGAGCCGCGAGCGCGCCTGCGTGGGCTGGCGACGTGAAGTATTAAGTCAGTTGGTAAGCGAGTGGGGGTGGGACGAAGAGCGCCTGGCCATGCTGGATAACCGGGCGAACTGGAAGATCGATCAGGTGCGTGAAGCGCACAATGAGCTGCTCGACGCCATGATGCAGAGCTACCGTAATCTGATCCGCTTTGCTCGACGCAATAACCTCAGCGTCAGCGCCAGTCCTCAGGATATCGGCGTGCTGACCCGTAAGCTGTATGCTGCGTTTGAAGCCCTGCCGGGCAAAGTCACACTGGTGAATCCGCAGATTTCCCCGGACCTCTCCGAACCGAATTTAACCTTTATCCATGTTCCGCCGGGACGTGCTAACCGTTCAGGCTGGTATCTCTACAACCGTGCGCCAAACATGGATTCGATCATCAGCCATCAGCCGCTGGAATATAACCGCTATCTGAATAAGCTGGTGGCCTGGGCGTGGTTTAACGGGTTGCTGACTTCCCGTACCCATCTGTTTATTAAAGGCAACGGCATTGTTGACCTGCCGAAGTTGCAGGAGATGGTCGCGGATGTGTCGCACCATTTCCCGTTGCGCCTGCCTGCGCCGACGCCGAAAGCGCTCTACAGCCCGTGTGAGATTCGCCATCTGGCGATTATCGTCAACCTGGAATACGACCCAACGGCGGCATTCCGCAATCAGGTTGTCCATTTCGACTTTCGCAAGCTGGACGTCTTCAGCTTTGGCGAAGAGCAAAACTGCCTGGTGGGTAGTGTCGATCTGCTGTACCGCAACTCATGGAACGAAGTGCGAACCCTGCACTTCAACGGCGAACAGGCGATGATCGAAGCACTGAAAACAATTCTTGGCAAAATGCACCAGGATGCTGCACCGCCGGACAGCGTAGAGGTGTTCTGCTACAGCCAGCATCTGCGCGGCCTGATTCGCACCCGCGTCCAGCAGCTGGTTTCGGAATGTATTGAGCTGCGTCTTTCCAGTACCCGTCAGGAAACCGGACGCTTTAAAGCACTTCGCGTTTCCGGCCAGACGTGGGGATTATTCTTCGAACGTCTGAACGTGTCGGTGCAGAAGCTGGAAAATGCCATCGAATTCTACGGCGCGATATCGCACAACAAACTGCACGGTCTTTCCGTTCAGGTAGAGACCAACCAGGTGAGACTGCCGTCGGTGGTAGATGGGTTCGCCAGCGAAGGGATCATCCAGTTCTTCTTTGAAGAGACGGGCGATGAGAAGGGCTTTAATATTTACATTCTGGACGAGAGTAACCGTGCGGAAGTGTACCACCACTGCGAAGGCAGCAAAGAAGAGCTGGTGCGCGACGTCAGCCGCTTCTACTCCTCTTCGCATGACCGTTTTACCTACGGCTCCAGCTTTATCAACTTCAACCTGCCGCAGTTTTATCAGATTGTGAATTCAGAAGGACGTGCTCAGGTTATTCCTTTCCGCGCCCAGGCGATTGGTGACGTTCCCCCCGCCAATCAAGATAACGACGCGCCGCTGTTACAGCAGTATTTTTCGTAA
- the hemC gene encoding hydroxymethylbilane synthase, whose amino-acid sequence MLDNVLRIATRQSPLALWQAHYVKDALLANHPGLVVELVPMVTRGDVILDTPLAKVGGKGLFVKELEVALLEKRADIAVHSMKDVPVEFPEGLGLVTICEREDPRDAFVSNKYNDLDELPAGSIVGTSSLRRQCQLAERRPDLVIRSLRGNVGTRLNKLDNGDYDAIILAVAGLKRLGLESRIRCALPPEVSLPAVGQGAVGIECRLDDTRTQALLAPLNDEITALRVKAERAMNTRLEGGCQVPIGSYAELIDGEIWLRALVGAPDGSQMVRGERRGSAKDAEQMGISLAEELLDNGARAILTEVYNGETPA is encoded by the coding sequence ATGTTAGACAATGTTTTAAGAATTGCCACACGCCAAAGCCCCCTTGCGCTCTGGCAGGCACATTATGTCAAAGACGCCCTGCTGGCTAACCACCCAGGTCTGGTCGTGGAACTGGTACCTATGGTGACTCGTGGCGACGTCATCCTTGATACGCCGTTGGCAAAAGTCGGCGGTAAAGGCTTGTTTGTAAAAGAGCTCGAAGTGGCGTTGCTGGAAAAACGTGCCGATATCGCGGTGCACTCGATGAAAGATGTACCGGTCGAATTCCCTGAAGGCTTAGGGCTGGTCACGATTTGCGAGCGCGAAGATCCGCGCGATGCCTTTGTCTCGAATAAATATAACGATTTAGATGAACTGCCCGCTGGCAGTATCGTCGGCACCTCCAGCCTGCGCCGCCAGTGTCAGTTGGCAGAACGTCGTCCGGACCTGGTCATCCGTTCGCTGCGCGGTAACGTTGGCACTCGTTTGAACAAGCTTGATAACGGCGACTACGATGCCATTATTCTCGCTGTCGCCGGTTTGAAACGCTTAGGGCTGGAATCACGCATCCGCTGCGCGCTCCCGCCGGAAGTCTCTTTGCCTGCCGTTGGCCAGGGCGCGGTCGGCATTGAATGCCGTCTTGATGATACCCGGACGCAGGCGCTGTTAGCCCCACTCAACGATGAGATCACCGCACTGCGCGTCAAAGCCGAGCGGGCGATGAATACCCGTCTGGAAGGCGGCTGCCAGGTGCCCATTGGTAGCTATGCCGAACTGATCGACGGTGAGATCTGGCTACGTGCGCTGGTTGGCGCGCCTGACGGGTCGCAAATGGTGCGTGGCGAACGTCGCGGTTCAGCAAAAGATGCCGAGCAGATGGGTATTTCTCTGGCGGAAGAACTGCTGGATAACGGTGCCCGCGCGATTCTGACGGAAGTCTATAACGGGGAAACGCCTGCATGA
- the hemD gene encoding uroporphyrinogen-III synthase, producing the protein MSILVTRPSPAGEELVSRLRTLGLAAWNFPLIEFTPGRELPRLAEAMSALTENDLLFALSQHAVSFAHAQLERQGLKWPVAPHYFAIGRTTALALHTVSGCDVRYPHDREISEVLLQLPELQNIAGKRALILRGNGGRELIGETLTTRGTEVTFCECYQRCAKNYDGAEEAMRWQSRGVTTIVVTSGEMLQQLWSLIPPYYRENWLLHCRLVVVSERLAHLARELGWQDIRVADNADNDALLRALQ; encoded by the coding sequence ATGAGTATCCTGGTCACCCGCCCGTCTCCCGCAGGGGAAGAGTTAGTGAGCCGTCTGCGCACACTGGGGCTGGCGGCCTGGAATTTCCCGCTCATTGAATTTACTCCTGGTCGGGAGCTTCCACGATTAGCGGAGGCGATGTCCGCACTTACTGAAAACGATCTGCTCTTTGCGCTTTCGCAACATGCCGTTTCCTTTGCCCATGCGCAACTGGAACGGCAAGGCCTGAAATGGCCCGTCGCCCCTCACTATTTTGCCATTGGGCGAACCACAGCGCTGGCGCTGCATACCGTTAGCGGTTGCGATGTTCGTTACCCGCACGATCGGGAAATCAGCGAAGTCTTGCTACAATTACCTGAATTACAAAATATTGCGGGCAAGCGCGCGCTTATTTTGCGTGGCAACGGTGGACGTGAACTTATAGGTGAAACCCTAACGACGCGCGGCACTGAAGTGACGTTTTGCGAATGCTATCAGCGTTGCGCGAAAAATTATGATGGCGCGGAAGAAGCGATGCGCTGGCAATCTCGCGGTGTGACGACAATTGTGGTAACCAGCGGTGAGATGCTGCAACAACTCTGGTCGCTGATTCCGCCGTATTATCGTGAAAACTGGTTACTACACTGTCGACTTGTCGTCGTCAGTGAGCGTCTGGCGCACCTCGCCCGGGAACTGGGCTGGCAAGATATTCGTGTCGCTGATAACGCTGACAACGATGCGCTTCTGCGCGCATTACAATAA
- the hemX gene encoding uroporphyrinogen-III C-methyltransferase, translated as MTEQEKSSAVVEETREAVDTKPQPATAEKKSKNSTALVLSALAIAIALAAGAGLYGWGKQQATTQTAMSDALANQLTSLQKSQETQKAELESIIKQQATQLDAAKHQQAELAKQLEDVQQKVATISGSDAKTWLLAQADFLVKMAGRKLWSDQDVTTAAALLKSADASLADMNDPSLITARRAITDDIASLSSVAQVDYDGIILKINQLSNQIDNLRLADNDSDDAPMDSDSAELSSSIGEWRVNLQKSWQNFMDSFITIRRRDDTTVPLLAPNQDVYLRENIRSRLLVAAQAVPRHQEETYRQALENVSTWVRAYYDTDDATTKAFLEEVDKLSQQSITMDVPETLQSQAILEKLMQTRVRNLMAQPAVAAPEATPAPAAPQAEAPAATPQGE; from the coding sequence ATGACGGAACAAGAGAAATCCTCCGCCGTGGTTGAAGAAACCCGGGAGGCCGTGGACACCAAACCACAGCCAGCTACCGCTGAAAAAAAGAGTAAGAACAGCACCGCGCTGGTATTGAGTGCGCTGGCCATCGCAATTGCCCTCGCGGCGGGCGCAGGACTTTATGGCTGGGGAAAACAGCAGGCAACCACGCAGACCGCAATGAGCGATGCACTGGCTAACCAACTGACCTCATTGCAAAAATCCCAGGAAACGCAAAAAGCAGAGCTGGAAAGCATTATTAAGCAACAGGCCACGCAACTGGATGCCGCTAAGCATCAGCAGGCTGAACTGGCGAAACAACTGGAAGACGTCCAACAGAAAGTAGCGACCATCTCTGGCAGCGATGCCAAAACCTGGCTGCTGGCACAAGCTGACTTCCTCGTTAAAATGGCCGGACGTAAGCTGTGGAGCGATCAGGACGTCACCACGGCAGCTGCGCTTCTCAAGAGTGCGGATGCGAGTCTGGCAGACATGAACGACCCGAGCCTGATTACCGCACGTCGGGCAATTACCGATGATATCGCCAGTCTATCCTCGGTCGCGCAGGTGGACTACGATGGTATCATATTAAAAATCAACCAGTTGTCTAATCAGATCGATAATCTTCGCCTGGCAGATAACGACAGCGACGATGCGCCGATGGATTCTGACAGCGCCGAGCTTTCGAGTTCGATCGGCGAATGGCGCGTCAATTTGCAAAAAAGCTGGCAGAACTTTATGGACAGCTTTATCACCATTCGCCGTCGCGATGACACTACCGTGCCGCTGTTAGCGCCAAACCAGGATGTCTATCTGCGGGAAAATATCCGTTCTCGTCTGTTAGTCGCTGCGCAAGCGGTGCCGCGTCATCAGGAAGAAACCTATCGTCAGGCACTGGAAAATGTGTCTACGTGGGTTCGCGCCTATTACGACACTGATGACGCCACGACAAAAGCCTTCCTCGAGGAAGTGGATAAGCTGAGCCAGCAGAGCATCACCATGGACGTACCGGAAACCCTGCAAAGCCAGGCGATCCTTGAAAAGCTGATGCAAACCCGCGTGCGTAACCTGATGGCCCAACCTGCGGTTGCCGCACCGGAAGCAACGCCAGCCCCTGCCGCACCGCAGGCTGAAGCACCCGCCGCCACGCCACAAGGAGAATAA
- the hemY gene encoding protoheme IX biogenesis protein HemY, giving the protein MLKVLLLFVLLIAGIVVGPMIAGHQGYVLIQTNTYNIETSVTGLVIILILAMVVLFAIEWLLRRIFRTGAHTRGWFVGRKRRRARKQTEQALLKLAEGDYQQVEKLMAKNADHAEQPVVNYLLAAEAAQQRGDESRANQHLERATELAGNDTIPVEIARVRLQLARNENHAARHGVDKLLEVTPRHPEVLRLAEQAYIRTGAWSSLLDIIPSMAKAHVGDEEHRAALEQQAWIGLMDKARADEGSEGLREWWKNQSRKTRHQVALQVAMAEHLIECDDHDMAQQIIIDGLKRQYDDRLILPIPRLKTNNPEQLEKVLRQQIKSVGDRPLLWSTLGQSLMKHGEWQEAAFAFRAALKQRPDAYDYAWLADALDRLHQPEEAATMRRDGLMLTLQNNPPQ; this is encoded by the coding sequence ATGCTTAAAGTATTGTTGCTCTTCGTTCTGTTGATTGCAGGGATCGTGGTCGGCCCGATGATCGCCGGACATCAAGGTTATGTGCTGATCCAGACCAACACGTACAACATTGAAACCAGCGTAACGGGGCTGGTGATCATTCTGATACTCGCCATGGTGGTATTGTTTGCCATTGAGTGGCTGCTGCGCCGCATTTTCCGCACCGGAGCGCATACTCGCGGCTGGTTTGTGGGCCGCAAGCGTCGACGCGCGCGTAAGCAAACTGAACAGGCGCTGCTGAAGCTGGCAGAAGGTGACTATCAGCAGGTTGAGAAGCTGATGGCGAAAAATGCCGATCATGCCGAACAGCCGGTAGTGAACTACCTGCTGGCTGCCGAAGCGGCTCAGCAGCGTGGCGATGAGTCGCGCGCTAATCAGCACCTGGAACGCGCCACTGAACTGGCGGGTAATGACACCATTCCGGTAGAGATTGCCCGCGTTCGTCTGCAACTGGCGCGCAACGAGAATCACGCCGCGCGTCATGGGGTGGATAAACTGCTGGAAGTGACGCCGCGTCATCCGGAAGTGCTGCGCCTGGCGGAACAAGCCTATATTCGCACCGGAGCCTGGAGTTCGCTGCTGGATATCATTCCTTCCATGGCGAAAGCCCATGTCGGTGATGAAGAACATCGTGCGGCGCTCGAGCAGCAGGCGTGGATTGGCCTGATGGATAAAGCCCGTGCAGACGAAGGCAGTGAGGGGTTACGCGAGTGGTGGAAAAACCAGAGCCGGAAGACCCGCCATCAGGTCGCTTTGCAGGTCGCCATGGCTGAGCATTTGATTGAATGTGACGATCACGATATGGCACAGCAAATTATTATCGACGGCCTGAAGCGTCAATATGATGACCGACTCATCCTGCCTATTCCGCGTTTGAAAACCAATAACCCGGAACAGCTGGAAAAAGTCCTGCGTCAGCAGATAAAGAGCGTTGGCGATCGTCCGCTGTTGTGGAGCACGCTGGGCCAGTCGCTGATGAAACACGGTGAATGGCAGGAAGCGGCCTTTGCATTCCGCGCCGCGCTGAAGCAGCGTCCCGATGCCTACGATTATGCCTGGCTTGCCGACGCGCTCGATCGCCTGCATCAACCGGAAGAGGCGGCTACCATGCGTCGCGACGGTCTGATGCTGACACTACAGAACAATCCCCCGCAGTAA
- a CDS encoding amino acid permease, whose protein sequence is MAENKPELQRGLEARHIELIALGGTIGVGLFMGAASTLKWAGPSVLLAYIVAGLFVFFIMRSMGEMLFLEPVAGSFAVYAHRYMSPFFGYLTAWSYWFMWMAVGISEITAIGVYVQFWFPEMAQWIPALIAVGLVALANLAAVRLYGEIEFWFAMIKVTTIIVMIVIGLGVIFFGFGNGGQAIGFSNLTEHGGFFAGGWKGFLTALCIVVASYQGVELIGITAGEAKNPQVTLRSAVGKVLWRILIFYVGAIFVIVTIFPWNEIGSNGSPFVLTFAKIGITAAAGIINFVVLTAALSGCNSGMYSCGRMLYALAKNRQLPAAMAKVSRHGVPVAGVALSIVILLVGSCLNYIIPNPQRVFVYVYSASVLPGMVPWFVILISQLRFRQAHKAAIASHPFRSILFPWANYLTMAFLICVLIGMYFNEDTRMSLFVGIIFLLAVTVIYKIFGLNRQGNARKAGE, encoded by the coding sequence ATGGCAGAGAATAAACCTGAGCTACAGCGTGGGCTGGAGGCTCGTCACATCGAATTAATTGCCCTCGGGGGCACCATTGGCGTCGGTCTGTTTATGGGGGCGGCCAGCACCCTAAAATGGGCTGGGCCGTCGGTCCTGCTGGCGTATATCGTCGCCGGGCTGTTCGTCTTTTTCATCATGCGTTCAATGGGCGAGATGCTGTTCCTGGAGCCGGTCGCCGGTTCCTTCGCCGTCTACGCCCACCGCTATATGAGTCCATTCTTCGGCTATCTCACTGCGTGGTCCTACTGGTTTATGTGGATGGCGGTTGGGATCTCAGAAATCACCGCTATCGGCGTCTATGTGCAATTCTGGTTCCCGGAGATGGCACAGTGGATACCCGCGCTGATCGCCGTTGGGCTAGTGGCACTGGCAAACCTGGCTGCCGTGCGTCTATATGGCGAGATTGAGTTCTGGTTTGCGATGATCAAAGTCACCACCATCATCGTGATGATTGTTATCGGACTGGGGGTGATTTTCTTTGGCTTCGGTAACGGCGGACAGGCGATCGGCTTTAGCAATCTGACCGAGCACGGCGGCTTTTTTGCCGGTGGCTGGAAAGGCTTCCTCACCGCATTGTGTATTGTGGTCGCGTCGTATCAGGGTGTGGAACTCATCGGCATTACCGCGGGTGAAGCGAAGAACCCACAGGTGACTCTGCGCAGTGCGGTTGGCAAAGTGCTGTGGCGAATCCTGATTTTCTACGTAGGCGCCATTTTCGTTATCGTCACTATTTTCCCGTGGAATGAAATTGGCAGCAACGGCAGTCCGTTCGTGCTGACCTTCGCCAAAATCGGTATTACCGCTGCTGCGGGCATTATCAACTTTGTCGTTCTGACGGCGGCGCTCTCTGGCTGTAACAGCGGGATGTATAGCTGTGGACGTATGCTCTACGCACTGGCGAAGAATCGTCAGCTACCCGCAGCGATGGCGAAAGTGTCGCGTCATGGCGTACCGGTAGCTGGCGTGGCTCTGTCGATAGTGATCTTGCTGGTCGGCTCTTGCCTGAACTACATCATCCCCAATCCGCAGCGCGTATTTGTCTATGTCTACAGCGCCAGCGTATTGCCCGGCATGGTGCCGTGGTTTGTGATCCTGATTAGCCAGCTTCGTTTTCGTCAGGCGCATAAAGCGGCAATCGCCAGCCATCCGTTCCGCTCCATTCTGTTCCCGTGGGCAAACTATCTGACGATGGCCTTCCTGATTTGCGTTTTAATCGGCATGTACTTTAATGAAGACACGCGTATGTCGCTGTTTGTCGGCATCATCTTCCTGCTTGCGGTGACGGTCATTTACAAGATTTTTGGCCTTAATCGACAGGGTAACGCCCGGAAAGCGGGGGAATAA
- the wecG gene encoding lipopolysaccharide N-acetylmannosaminouronosyltransferase — protein MTDNTTAPLYALRGLQLIGWRDMQHALNYLFAGGQLKQGTLVAINAEKMLTAEDNPEVRTLIEAAEFKYADGISVVRSVRKKFPQAQVSRVAGADLWEELMARAGQEGTPVFLVGGKPDVLAQTEAKLRAQWNVNIVGSQDGYFQPDQRQALFARIHASGAQIVTVAMGSPKQEIFMRDCREVHPHALYMGVGGTYDVFTGHVKRAPKLWQNLGLEWLYRLLSQPSRITRQLRLLRYLRWHYSGNL, from the coding sequence ATGACTGATAATACAACGGCCCCACTGTATGCGTTGCGTGGCCTCCAGTTGATCGGCTGGCGCGATATGCAGCATGCGCTTAACTACCTGTTTGCCGGTGGTCAGCTTAAGCAGGGCACGCTGGTGGCAATCAATGCGGAAAAGATGCTGACAGCGGAAGATAACCCTGAAGTCAGAACGTTAATTGAAGCGGCGGAATTTAAATATGCCGACGGTATTAGCGTTGTGCGCTCGGTGCGGAAAAAATTCCCGCAAGCGCAGGTATCACGCGTGGCAGGGGCCGATCTCTGGGAAGAGCTGATGGCGCGGGCGGGTCAGGAAGGAACGCCGGTATTCCTCGTCGGCGGAAAGCCTGACGTGCTGGCGCAAACGGAAGCGAAACTGCGCGCGCAGTGGAACGTTAATATCGTGGGCAGTCAGGATGGGTATTTTCAGCCCGATCAGCGCCAGGCGCTGTTTGCGCGGATCCATGCCAGTGGCGCGCAAATCGTCACCGTGGCAATGGGCTCGCCAAAACAAGAAATCTTTATGCGTGATTGCCGCGAGGTGCATCCGCATGCGCTGTATATGGGCGTGGGCGGCACGTACGACGTTTTTACAGGACACGTTAAGCGTGCGCCTAAGCTATGGCAGAATCTTGGCCTGGAGTGGCTGTACCGCTTGCTTTCGCAGCCTAGCCGAATTACGCGCCAGCTCCGTTTGCTGCGTTACCTGCGTTGGCACTACAGCGGAAACCTGTAA